One Qipengyuania gaetbuli genomic region harbors:
- a CDS encoding cupin domain-containing protein has translation MDRREHIEFVQSQLLPWQRIGAGLARPDAEYKMLSRDPEGGTCSALMRYPPGWSRMGPEHILADEEFFVLDGSLEMDGELYEPDSYAFLPAGWTRTSMASKNGCVLIAFYNREPVLVGDMGDCDKRRAVPHLKTRQMSWDMTLNDPNLRHLGISRKDLRTDPETGERTFLSLILPQSEPPAGKGPQESHPVVEECYMIAGSLTGPPGTMHPGAYFWRPPTIPHGPYGSRWGAVSLIRFVGGKHENVWSDDQADFSFDQAYDPILPERLEYLREFTWEGPLSY, from the coding sequence ATGGATCGTCGTGAGCATATCGAGTTTGTGCAGTCGCAATTGCTACCCTGGCAACGCATCGGTGCGGGGCTTGCGCGGCCGGATGCCGAATACAAGATGCTCAGCCGTGACCCTGAGGGTGGGACTTGCAGTGCATTGATGCGCTATCCTCCTGGCTGGTCGCGCATGGGGCCAGAGCATATCTTGGCAGACGAGGAATTCTTCGTTCTCGATGGATCACTGGAAATGGATGGCGAACTGTATGAACCGGACAGCTATGCCTTCCTGCCTGCCGGCTGGACCCGCACCAGCATGGCAAGCAAGAACGGCTGCGTCTTAATTGCATTCTACAATCGCGAACCCGTTCTCGTCGGAGACATGGGCGACTGCGACAAGCGGCGCGCCGTTCCCCACCTTAAGACGCGGCAGATGTCATGGGACATGACGCTCAATGACCCCAATCTGCGCCATCTGGGAATCTCGCGAAAGGATCTGCGGACCGATCCGGAGACCGGCGAACGCACTTTCCTTTCATTGATTCTCCCGCAGTCCGAACCGCCCGCTGGCAAGGGGCCGCAGGAAAGCCACCCGGTTGTGGAGGAATGTTACATGATTGCTGGCTCGCTAACAGGGCCGCCCGGCACGATGCATCCCGGCGCCTATTTCTGGAGACCGCCAACTATTCCCCACGGCCCTTACGGTTCCCGTTGGGGTGCGGTCTCGCTGATCCGTTTCGTGGGTGGCAAGCATGAAAATGTTTGGAGTGACGACCAAGCCGATTTCTCTTTCGACCAAGCCTACGATCCGATCCTTCCTGAGCGGTTGGAGTACCTGCGCGAATTCACCTGGGAAGGTCCGCTATCTTACTAG
- a CDS encoding aromatic amino acid transaminase, whose product MLDTLDAQPPDALLALIKMYAADERADKIDLGVGVYRTNEGATPVFRAIKQAEQRLIDEQDSKSYLGPEGDTGFVEALRPYIFGQDCQLADRIGGMQTPGGTGAVRLAVALAAKAGVTRIHLGMPSWPNHAQILDDVGVETVPFRHATPDGTADLDAVLGAIRNAGPKDAVLLHGCCHNPTGIDYTDAEWGEIAKAFAETGVLPILDIAYQGLGHGMEEDVTGVRIVLDTVAEALVAYSCDKNFGLYRDRVGAFYMMAKEPAQLAAIVSNANALARANWSMPPDHGGAAVRVALCDAGMTQVWLDELDEMRARMRRVRDRLAAADNEVPGLGLAALAQQNGLFAMLPLSKEQITSLREDHAIYMAGSGRINVAGLHAGNTDKFIAALADVTKG is encoded by the coding sequence ATGCTCGATACACTTGACGCCCAGCCGCCAGACGCCCTCCTTGCCCTGATCAAGATGTACGCCGCCGACGAGCGCGCGGACAAGATCGACCTCGGCGTGGGGGTCTATCGCACCAATGAAGGCGCGACCCCGGTTTTCCGGGCGATCAAGCAGGCCGAACAGCGCCTGATCGACGAGCAGGACAGCAAGTCCTACCTCGGCCCCGAAGGCGATACCGGCTTCGTGGAGGCGCTGCGCCCCTACATCTTCGGCCAGGACTGCCAGCTCGCCGACCGGATCGGCGGCATGCAGACGCCGGGCGGCACGGGCGCGGTCCGGCTTGCCGTGGCGCTCGCTGCCAAGGCGGGCGTCACGCGCATCCATCTCGGCATGCCCAGCTGGCCGAACCATGCCCAGATCCTCGACGATGTGGGCGTCGAAACCGTGCCTTTCCGCCATGCGACGCCCGACGGCACGGCCGATCTCGATGCCGTGCTCGGCGCGATCCGCAATGCCGGGCCCAAGGACGCGGTCCTGCTGCACGGCTGCTGTCACAACCCGACCGGCATCGACTACACCGATGCGGAGTGGGGCGAGATTGCAAAGGCCTTCGCCGAAACCGGCGTGCTGCCGATCCTCGACATCGCCTACCAGGGCCTCGGCCACGGGATGGAAGAAGACGTCACCGGTGTGCGCATCGTGCTGGATACCGTGGCCGAAGCGCTGGTCGCCTACAGCTGCGACAAGAACTTCGGCCTCTACCGGGACCGTGTGGGTGCCTTCTACATGATGGCGAAGGAACCCGCGCAGCTGGCAGCCATCGTCTCGAATGCCAATGCGCTGGCCCGTGCGAACTGGTCGATGCCGCCCGATCACGGCGGTGCGGCGGTGCGCGTCGCGCTGTGCGACGCGGGCATGACGCAGGTCTGGCTGGACGAGCTCGACGAGATGCGCGCTCGCATGCGCCGCGTCCGCGACCGGCTGGCAGCCGCCGACAACGAAGTACCGGGCCTCGGCCTTGCCGCGCTGGCCCAGCAGAACGGCCTGTTCGCCATGCTGCCGCTGTCGAAGGAGCAGATCACGAGCCTGCGCGAGGACCATGCCATCTACATGGCAGGATCGGGCCGGATCAACGTGGCCGGTCTCCACGCGGGCAACACCGACAAGTTCATCGCCGCGCTGGCCGACGTCACCAAGGGCTGA
- a CDS encoding molybdenum cofactor guanylyltransferase has product MTDTMPAIVIAAGGEGRRMGGSKPAQKLAGKSLLDHALHWASKHSDLIAVAVRDSDQLDLTSIPILVDAAAGLGPISALKSAFGFAEEHNRDQVVLIGCDLPFLPSDLVERLARGIGSQSCAMSVSKGRDHPMAALWRIERAALDAFIAAGGRSIWRFAESIGVKHFDWPTDQGIDPFTNINDLEMLARVESRLRQS; this is encoded by the coding sequence GTGACTGACACAATGCCCGCGATAGTGATCGCCGCCGGTGGCGAAGGTCGCCGCATGGGCGGCAGCAAACCGGCTCAAAAGCTCGCCGGGAAATCTCTTCTTGACCATGCCTTGCATTGGGCAAGCAAACATTCTGATCTGATCGCTGTTGCTGTTCGCGATTCCGATCAGCTTGATCTCACCTCGATTCCGATACTGGTAGATGCAGCGGCGGGCCTTGGACCGATCAGCGCCTTGAAGAGTGCCTTCGGTTTCGCTGAAGAGCATAATCGTGACCAAGTCGTCCTGATCGGATGCGATTTGCCGTTCCTGCCATCCGATCTCGTGGAACGACTTGCGCGGGGAATTGGCTCGCAATCCTGCGCCATGTCAGTGAGCAAAGGGCGCGATCATCCGATGGCTGCTTTGTGGCGGATCGAGCGCGCCGCACTGGATGCCTTCATTGCGGCGGGAGGGCGTTCGATCTGGCGATTCGCGGAAAGCATCGGAGTGAAACACTTCGATTGGCCAACGGACCAAGGCATCGATCCCTTCACCAATATCAACGACCTTGAAATGCTCGCACGAGTTGAGAGCAGGCTCCGGCAGTCATGA
- the pdxH gene encoding pyridoxamine 5'-phosphate oxidase — MNGLSDDPHALFGSWYAKASRHPEIADASAANLATASKDGMPSNRMVLLKGHDASGFVIYTNLGSRKASELTANPHAALCFYWAPLSLQVRIEGSVQPVSDEEADIYFASRPLASRIGAWASKQSSPLESRGKLLARIARYTSSFALKDPGRPPFWSGFRIEPRRFEFWSEGEYRLHKRVLFEKQDNDRWERYLLYP; from the coding sequence ATGAACGGACTATCCGACGATCCGCATGCACTCTTCGGATCGTGGTATGCAAAAGCGTCCCGGCATCCTGAAATTGCCGATGCGAGTGCGGCCAATCTCGCAACGGCAAGCAAGGATGGCATGCCATCGAACCGCATGGTCCTGCTCAAAGGGCACGACGCATCGGGCTTTGTGATTTACACCAATCTCGGCAGTCGCAAGGCGAGTGAACTGACAGCCAATCCCCATGCCGCCCTGTGTTTCTATTGGGCTCCACTGAGCCTTCAGGTCAGGATCGAGGGATCAGTCCAGCCAGTTAGCGATGAGGAAGCCGACATCTACTTCGCCTCAAGACCGCTCGCCAGCAGGATCGGGGCATGGGCGTCGAAGCAGTCAAGCCCGCTTGAGAGCCGCGGGAAACTTTTGGCTCGTATCGCTCGATACACATCTTCCTTCGCCCTGAAGGACCCCGGGCGTCCACCGTTCTGGTCAGGGTTCCGGATCGAACCGCGTCGCTTTGAATTCTGGTCCGAAGGGGAATACCGATTGCACAAGCGAGTGTTGTTCGAAAAGCAAGACAATGATCGTTGGGAGCGCTACCTGCTTTACCCGTGA
- a CDS encoding DUF1134 domain-containing protein, translated as MNTARSILVSLAAGLGLLATPLAAQVETVDPDAAYEAVIDGDLEEAPGEPSPYADSETQPAIELPEFEDEAAPAESGAPPVWSEQSAEEAASARVASANVDDPSTTYREDDLIGAAEGVFGKGAEGLAQMIKKLLADQGEPNGYIVGREAGGAFVVGARYGSGTLFHKVEGEMPVYWTGPSIGFDAGANAGSTFVLVYNLYDTEELYERFPAAEGQAYLIGGLTASYVRKGDVVLIPIRMGAGLRLGVNAGYMRFSKKQRWLPF; from the coding sequence ATGAATACGGCACGCAGCATCCTAGTCAGCCTGGCCGCAGGGCTCGGCCTGCTTGCGACGCCCCTTGCGGCACAGGTCGAAACGGTCGACCCCGATGCCGCCTATGAAGCGGTCATCGACGGCGACCTGGAAGAGGCGCCGGGCGAGCCTTCGCCCTATGCGGACTCCGAAACGCAGCCGGCCATCGAGCTGCCCGAATTCGAGGACGAGGCTGCTCCGGCCGAATCCGGCGCCCCGCCTGTCTGGTCGGAACAGTCCGCCGAAGAAGCAGCGTCCGCGCGCGTCGCGAGCGCCAATGTCGACGATCCGTCCACCACCTACCGCGAGGATGACCTCATCGGCGCGGCAGAGGGCGTGTTCGGCAAGGGCGCCGAAGGCCTGGCGCAGATGATCAAGAAACTGCTCGCCGACCAGGGCGAGCCCAACGGCTACATCGTCGGCCGCGAGGCAGGCGGCGCATTCGTCGTCGGCGCGCGCTACGGTTCGGGCACGCTGTTCCACAAGGTGGAAGGCGAAATGCCGGTATACTGGACCGGCCCCTCGATCGGCTTCGATGCTGGCGCAAACGCCGGCAGCACCTTCGTGCTCGTCTACAACCTCTACGACACTGAAGAGCTTTACGAGCGCTTCCCCGCCGCGGAAGGGCAGGCCTACCTCATCGGCGGCCTCACCGCGAGCTACGTGCGCAAGGGCGACGTCGTCCTCATTCCGATCCGCATGGGTGCAGGGCTCCGGCTCGGCGTCAACGCGGGCTACATGCGTTTTTCCAAGAAGCAGCGCTGGCTGCCGTTCTGA
- the mobF gene encoding MobF family relaxase, producing MLSVANVRSAGGAANYFAKDNYYTKADADRSGIWVGKGAERLGLSGTVDAKAFEAILRGELPTGERIGHEAQYHRAGTDLTFSLPKSWSLLALVGKDQRIIDAYRSAVVETLQWAENNAAQYRIEKGGKDRLHTSDNLTVALYQHDTNRNQEPNLHFHAVVANMTQDKDGKWRALRNDKLWQRNTLLNAMTMARFRIEVEKLGYRIGELGKHGNFEAKGIDRDAVMAFSTRRQEVLEARRGGGLEAGLVATLATREAKQSDVDRGALMAQWEGQAWEQGLDLDGMVRAARLRTHELTVAAAKRANDRFSLLERGKAMIASLAERMGIKEGDPLIPRRLHLKSREEIATAHAVASAVRHLSEREAAFTATDLAKAALDFGLPTTMNLVEKRIGQLAQQGALMRGRGVQKGWLTTSNALALETRMLAEIEKGKGVVHPILDAKTAGQFLQASAAINYGMKLNFGQEAAGRLILSSNNRVVAVQGVAGAGKSSVLRPVNQLLEEQGKRVVGLGVQNTLVRMLEKDTGIPSITLHRFLGGHRRLLDGSAGKAEIAAAREEYLDTVLVLDEASMVSTRDQDRLIRIANLLQVDRLVLMGDEKQLGAVEAGKPFALAQRVGTDTARMDHNLRARSDTLKKAQHAAQQGKTNEALEHLKNHIVEVQEDSAIDAAERWLSLPSAERERTSIFATGRRLRSEINEAVQTGLAANGEIGPARTRLSVLSRVNATREELRYARNYQTGMVLEAASRQSRHGLGRGSHEVMAVDIGKGVVTLRDERGRLQRFIPSKLSARGSDQLLQLFEKKELDLYTGDAIRWTASDHQRGMTNADRATVTAIDRGVVTVTTSSGMEHRLKKNDPMLKRIDLAYALNAHMAQGLTADKGIAVLDSRERRLLSQRNFLVTITRVRDELKLIVDSREKVGRGISANLGEKSSAAEVTERLGQAAAKGVRAAHVQAIKHAPQAEREKAPELAKERAKPFDFGI from the coding sequence ATGTTGTCGGTGGCCAATGTGCGTTCGGCTGGCGGGGCTGCCAACTACTTCGCCAAGGACAATTACTATACCAAGGCAGACGCCGATCGATCGGGTATCTGGGTTGGGAAAGGAGCCGAACGGCTAGGTCTTTCCGGCACGGTCGACGCCAAGGCGTTCGAGGCCATCCTGCGCGGCGAGTTGCCCACTGGCGAGCGCATCGGGCACGAAGCTCAGTATCACCGGGCAGGCACGGACCTGACCTTTTCTCTGCCCAAGAGCTGGTCGCTCCTGGCACTCGTCGGCAAGGATCAGCGGATCATCGACGCCTACCGGTCAGCGGTTGTCGAAACGCTCCAGTGGGCGGAGAACAACGCCGCGCAGTACCGTATCGAAAAGGGCGGGAAAGATCGGCTGCATACCAGCGACAACCTGACTGTTGCTCTGTACCAGCACGACACCAACCGCAATCAGGAACCGAACCTGCACTTCCACGCGGTCGTCGCCAACATGACGCAGGACAAGGACGGGAAGTGGAGGGCGCTACGCAATGACAAGCTGTGGCAGCGCAACACGTTGCTCAATGCAATGACCATGGCGCGCTTCCGGATCGAGGTCGAGAAACTTGGCTACCGGATCGGTGAACTCGGAAAGCACGGAAACTTCGAGGCCAAGGGCATCGACCGGGATGCGGTGATGGCCTTTTCCACGCGGCGGCAGGAGGTGCTCGAAGCGCGGCGTGGCGGTGGCCTCGAGGCGGGTTTGGTGGCGACGCTGGCGACCCGCGAGGCCAAGCAAAGCGATGTCGATCGCGGTGCCTTGATGGCCCAATGGGAAGGACAGGCTTGGGAGCAGGGGCTCGACCTCGATGGCATGGTGCGCGCTGCCAGGCTGCGCACGCATGAACTCACGGTAGCGGCTGCAAAGCGGGCGAATGATCGCTTCAGCTTGCTCGAAAGGGGCAAGGCCATGATTGCCAGCCTCGCCGAGCGAATGGGCATCAAGGAGGGGGATCCGCTCATACCCAGGCGACTGCATCTGAAAAGCCGCGAAGAGATCGCAACCGCCCATGCGGTCGCATCGGCGGTGCGGCACCTTTCTGAGCGAGAGGCGGCCTTTACCGCTACCGATTTAGCCAAGGCCGCGCTCGATTTTGGCCTGCCGACGACGATGAATTTAGTCGAGAAGCGTATTGGCCAACTCGCCCAGCAGGGCGCGCTGATGCGCGGGCGAGGCGTGCAGAAAGGGTGGCTGACAACATCCAATGCATTGGCGCTAGAGACCCGCATGCTGGCGGAGATCGAGAAGGGAAAAGGCGTAGTTCATCCGATCCTCGACGCGAAGACCGCTGGACAGTTCCTGCAAGCTTCGGCAGCCATCAATTACGGGATGAAACTCAACTTCGGTCAGGAAGCGGCGGGCCGGTTGATCCTGTCTTCAAACAATCGCGTCGTAGCCGTTCAGGGTGTTGCAGGGGCGGGCAAATCGAGCGTGCTACGGCCGGTCAACCAGCTTCTGGAAGAACAAGGCAAGAGGGTCGTTGGCTTGGGTGTCCAGAACACCTTGGTCCGTATGCTGGAGAAGGACACCGGCATTCCATCGATCACATTGCATCGCTTTCTCGGTGGGCATCGAAGGCTGCTGGATGGCTCCGCTGGCAAAGCAGAGATCGCCGCTGCGCGCGAAGAGTATCTCGACACTGTCCTTGTTCTCGATGAGGCGTCGATGGTCTCCACGCGTGACCAGGATCGCCTAATCCGCATCGCCAATCTGCTGCAGGTCGATCGCCTTGTGCTGATGGGCGACGAGAAGCAATTGGGTGCCGTCGAAGCGGGCAAGCCCTTTGCATTGGCGCAGCGTGTCGGGACAGACACGGCGCGCATGGACCACAATCTTCGCGCCCGTTCTGACACCCTTAAGAAGGCACAACATGCAGCACAGCAGGGCAAGACCAATGAAGCCCTCGAGCATCTCAAGAATCACATTGTCGAGGTGCAGGAGGACAGCGCGATAGATGCGGCAGAACGGTGGCTGTCGCTGCCGTCAGCAGAGCGCGAGCGTACATCGATCTTTGCGACGGGCCGTCGTTTGCGCTCGGAGATCAACGAGGCCGTACAAACCGGACTCGCCGCTAATGGCGAGATCGGACCAGCAAGAACGAGACTGTCCGTTCTTTCGCGCGTGAATGCAACCCGCGAGGAGTTACGCTACGCACGCAATTATCAAACCGGCATGGTGCTCGAAGCGGCGAGCCGACAATCGCGGCACGGTTTAGGGCGTGGCAGCCACGAGGTGATGGCTGTCGACATTGGCAAGGGCGTGGTCACGCTTCGCGACGAGCGGGGCCGTTTGCAGAGGTTCATCCCGTCAAAGCTATCCGCCAGGGGCAGCGACCAATTGCTGCAGCTGTTCGAGAAGAAAGAACTCGACCTTTATACAGGGGACGCAATCCGGTGGACGGCGAGCGACCATCAGCGCGGCATGACAAACGCGGATCGCGCAACGGTAACCGCAATCGATAGAGGCGTGGTGACGGTCACGACCTCCAGCGGCATGGAGCATAGACTGAAGAAGAACGACCCGATGTTGAAGCGGATCGACCTCGCCTACGCGCTCAACGCCCACATGGCGCAGGGTCTAACAGCAGATAAAGGCATCGCCGTACTCGACAGCCGCGAGCGGCGACTGCTTTCGCAGCGCAACTTCCTCGTCACGATTACGCGGGTGCGAGACGAGCTTAAACTGATCGTCGACAGCCGGGAAAAGGTCGGGCGAGGTATTTCCGCCAATCTGGGTGAGAAATCTTCTGCAGCGGAAGTAACCGAGCGGCTTGGGCAGGCGGCGGCAAAAGGCGTCCGCGCGGCCCACGTCCAAGCAATTAAACATGCACCACAGGCCGAGCGCGAGAAGGCACCTGAGTTGGCGAAGGAAAGAGCGAAGCCCTTTGACTTCGGCATCTAA
- a CDS encoding acyl-CoA dehydrogenase family protein gives MDFSLSDNQTLWRDRVRSFMDAHVYRAEEVYRSQLGECGDERWQVPPIIDELKARAYSEGLWNLFLPPSEHDEEAYRGAGLSNLDYALCAEEMGRVGFASETFNCSAPDTGNMEVLHRYGTPEQKAQWLRPLLDGEIRSAFLMTEPDVASSDATNIETSIRREGDEYVINGRKWWSSGVGDTRCKLAIVMGKTDPDANAHQQQSQILVPLDTPGIEIVRMLPVFGYDGAPHGHGEVVLRDVRVPASNIILGEGRGFEIAQGRLGPGRIHHCMRAIGAAERAIEKMAERLQSRVAFGKHLSEQSVWEQRLGEARLDIEMTRLLCLKAADMMDKAGNKAAKLEIALIKVAAPRTALRVLDHAMQAHGAGGLSDDFGLAEVYAGMRALRIADGPDEVHLRSIARMEFGKFRDRMTDWRDRRGS, from the coding sequence ATGGATTTCAGCCTTTCCGATAATCAGACCCTTTGGCGAGATCGCGTGCGAAGTTTCATGGACGCGCATGTCTATCGTGCAGAAGAGGTATACCGATCCCAGCTGGGCGAATGCGGAGACGAGCGTTGGCAAGTGCCACCTATCATCGATGAACTGAAGGCGCGCGCCTATTCCGAGGGGCTCTGGAACCTCTTCCTGCCGCCTTCCGAGCATGATGAGGAGGCGTATCGCGGAGCAGGGCTCTCCAATCTGGACTACGCGTTGTGTGCAGAAGAAATGGGGCGGGTCGGCTTTGCTTCGGAAACGTTCAACTGTTCGGCACCTGATACCGGCAATATGGAGGTGCTTCACCGCTACGGAACGCCGGAGCAAAAGGCGCAATGGTTGCGACCGCTGCTTGATGGAGAAATTCGTTCTGCCTTCCTGATGACCGAACCCGATGTTGCGTCCTCCGATGCGACCAACATCGAGACATCGATCCGCCGCGAGGGTGATGAATACGTTATCAATGGGCGCAAATGGTGGTCGTCCGGAGTGGGCGATACGCGCTGCAAGCTAGCGATTGTCATGGGCAAGACCGACCCAGACGCGAACGCGCACCAGCAGCAATCACAGATCCTCGTGCCGCTCGACACGCCCGGCATCGAGATCGTGCGCATGCTGCCCGTCTTCGGATACGACGGAGCTCCCCATGGACATGGCGAAGTGGTGCTGCGCGATGTCCGGGTTCCTGCCAGCAATATCATCCTTGGTGAGGGTCGCGGCTTCGAGATCGCGCAAGGCAGGCTCGGTCCCGGCCGCATTCATCATTGCATGCGCGCAATCGGTGCCGCCGAGCGCGCTATCGAGAAGATGGCCGAGAGGCTTCAATCGCGGGTCGCCTTCGGCAAGCACCTGTCCGAACAGTCGGTATGGGAACAACGCCTGGGTGAAGCGCGGCTTGATATCGAGATGACCAGACTTCTCTGCCTCAAGGCCGCCGACATGATGGACAAGGCCGGTAACAAGGCGGCCAAGCTTGAGATCGCCCTGATCAAGGTCGCTGCGCCGAGGACGGCATTGCGCGTTCTCGATCACGCAATGCAAGCTCATGGGGCGGGCGGTCTCTCTGACGATTTCGGCTTGGCCGAAGTCTATGCCGGTATGCGCGCATTGCGGATTGCCGATGGTCCCGATGAAGTCCACTTGCGATCTATTGCTCGAATGGAATTCGGGAAATTCAGGGACCGCATGACCGACTGGCGAGATCGCAGAGGCTCATGA
- a CDS encoding OmpA family protein → MKFISKSAVAIAAVSMLAVPVAGVSAQNYDQQEGEVLTTVYGAAPADLSDMPKGPEVEGIISARKDDKIQVTTADGNRTVVTISAATEVRSSGGFLGLNRDKLGAEALLNGLPVTVETVQWGDRGLIAAKVAVKNKDLKTAQMIQNGTDQRFTANEAATDALRSRVADIDQYNVKGTTNVYFDTGKYNLSDDARRDLCDAANQANATDNALLLVVGYTDSTGDYEFNQELSEKRASRVVNFLQQQCGWKPYRMLTPTGMAEADPAADNSTEEGKAQNRRVAVNILVSKSVDGL, encoded by the coding sequence ATGAAGTTCATTTCCAAGAGCGCTGTCGCCATTGCCGCGGTCAGCATGCTTGCCGTGCCGGTCGCCGGCGTTTCGGCACAGAATTACGACCAGCAGGAAGGCGAAGTGCTGACGACCGTTTACGGCGCAGCCCCGGCCGACCTCTCGGACATGCCGAAAGGCCCGGAAGTCGAAGGCATCATCTCAGCCCGCAAGGACGACAAGATCCAGGTGACCACCGCCGACGGCAACCGCACCGTGGTGACGATCAGCGCGGCTACCGAAGTGCGTAGCAGCGGCGGCTTCCTTGGCCTCAACCGCGACAAGCTGGGCGCCGAAGCCCTGCTCAACGGCCTGCCGGTCACCGTGGAAACTGTCCAGTGGGGCGACCGCGGGCTGATCGCTGCCAAGGTCGCGGTCAAGAACAAGGACCTCAAGACCGCGCAGATGATCCAGAACGGCACCGACCAGCGTTTCACCGCCAATGAAGCGGCCACCGACGCGCTGCGCAGCCGTGTCGCCGACATCGACCAGTACAACGTGAAGGGCACGACCAACGTCTATTTCGACACCGGCAAGTACAACCTGTCGGACGATGCGCGCCGCGACCTGTGCGATGCCGCCAACCAGGCGAATGCAACGGACAACGCGCTGCTGCTCGTGGTCGGCTACACCGATTCGACCGGCGATTACGAGTTCAACCAGGAACTCAGCGAAAAGCGCGCCAGCCGCGTCGTGAACTTCCTGCAGCAGCAGTGCGGCTGGAAGCCGTATCGCATGCTGACGCCCACGGGCATGGCGGAAGCCGACCCGGCAGCGGACAATTCAACCGAGGAAGGCAAGGCGCAGAACCGCCGCGTCGCCGTGAACATCCTGGTCAGCAAGAGCGTCGACGGCCTCTAA
- a CDS encoding GNAT family N-acetyltransferase gives MDRQPTLETERLLIRPMAEDDREALFAVASDPMVWEQHPIHDRWRREVFDRFFDECLASGGGLAIIRKDTGRVVGASRYDGYDSEEGGVVEIGWTYLERACWGKGINTEMKRVMLAHALAHVAVVEFRVGDTNYRSRNALEAIGAERTRRYEVDRYQGKRVVHLVYEITRESFASGPLA, from the coding sequence ATGGACCGGCAGCCGACCCTCGAGACCGAGCGGCTGCTGATCCGGCCGATGGCGGAAGACGACCGCGAGGCGCTCTTCGCGGTCGCGTCGGATCCGATGGTGTGGGAACAGCATCCCATCCACGACCGCTGGCGGCGCGAGGTCTTCGATCGCTTCTTCGATGAATGCCTTGCCAGCGGCGGCGGCCTTGCGATCATCCGCAAGGATACCGGCCGTGTGGTCGGCGCGTCCCGCTACGACGGCTACGATAGCGAAGAAGGCGGCGTGGTCGAGATCGGCTGGACCTATCTCGAACGCGCCTGCTGGGGGAAGGGCATCAACACCGAGATGAAGCGGGTCATGCTCGCCCATGCGCTGGCGCACGTGGCGGTGGTCGAGTTCCGCGTGGGTGATACCAACTACCGTTCGCGCAATGCGCTCGAGGCAATCGGGGCGGAGCGCACGCGCCGCTACGAGGTCGACCGGTACCAGGGCAAGCGCGTGGTCCATCTGGTCTACGAGATCACCCGCGAAAGCTTCGCGTCGGGCCCGCTGGCCTGA
- a CDS encoding tyrosine-type recombinase/integrase: MGKLTAMRVKNLVEPGRYSDGEGLILKLAAKGKGSWIVRVQANGKRRDIGLGPLSELPLADAREAARALRKEVKAGVDVLAERKKEALVIPTFSDAAKLVHDEHKAAWKNGKHQAQWIKTLETYAFPTLGDKLVSEIEGPAIRDALSPIWLTKPETARRVRQRIGSVLDWACAKGFRETEAPMRSVLRGLPRQPKKQSHFAAMPYPDLPAFITWLRGRSSVGRLALEFVILNASRSGEVRGACWNEIDLRKKLWNIPAERMKAGTIHVVPLSEAAMDVLKRAKAFRSPVSTLVFPGQNPRRHLSDMTLLKILRDKGDDYTVHGFRSSFRDWVAEKTNYPGEVAEAALAHTIANKVEAAYRRTDYLDKRRPLMADWADFCLSG; this comes from the coding sequence ATGGGCAAGCTGACGGCGATGAGGGTCAAGAATCTGGTTGAACCTGGCCGCTATTCAGATGGCGAGGGTTTGATCCTCAAACTCGCTGCAAAGGGTAAAGGCAGCTGGATTGTCCGGGTTCAGGCCAATGGGAAGCGCCGAGACATCGGTTTAGGTCCTCTTTCCGAGCTGCCGCTAGCCGATGCTCGCGAGGCCGCGCGGGCCCTCCGCAAGGAGGTAAAGGCGGGCGTCGACGTCTTGGCAGAGCGCAAAAAGGAAGCCTTGGTCATCCCCACTTTCAGCGACGCCGCCAAGCTCGTTCATGACGAGCACAAGGCCGCGTGGAAGAACGGCAAGCATCAGGCCCAATGGATCAAGACTCTCGAAACCTATGCCTTTCCGACTCTCGGCGACAAACTCGTTTCAGAAATTGAAGGGCCGGCAATCCGCGATGCGCTTTCGCCAATCTGGCTGACCAAGCCCGAGACTGCGAGGCGAGTACGGCAACGAATCGGGTCGGTGCTCGATTGGGCCTGCGCAAAGGGCTTTCGTGAGACCGAGGCTCCGATGCGCTCGGTACTCCGTGGCTTGCCGCGCCAGCCCAAGAAGCAAAGCCACTTCGCAGCAATGCCTTATCCTGACCTACCCGCTTTCATTACATGGCTGCGCGGGCGCTCCTCGGTTGGCCGTCTTGCCCTGGAGTTCGTGATCCTGAACGCCTCTCGCTCCGGCGAAGTGCGCGGTGCGTGCTGGAACGAGATCGACCTCAGGAAGAAGCTCTGGAACATCCCTGCCGAACGCATGAAGGCAGGAACCATCCACGTCGTCCCGCTGTCGGAAGCGGCCATGGACGTCCTCAAGCGAGCGAAAGCCTTTCGCTCCCCTGTGAGCACTCTAGTCTTTCCGGGCCAGAATCCTCGTCGACACTTGTCAGATATGACCTTGCTCAAAATCCTGCGCGACAAGGGCGACGATTACACGGTTCACGGTTTTCGCTCGTCCTTTCGCGACTGGGTCGCCGAAAAGACGAACTATCCGGGTGAAGTCGCAGAGGCAGCGCTTGCCCACACGATCGCCAACAAGGTCGAAGCGGCCTATCGGCGCACGGATTATCTCGATAAACGCAGGCCGCTGATGGCCGATTGGGCAGATTTTTGCCTGAGCGGTTAG